One window of Desulfovibrio subterraneus genomic DNA carries:
- a CDS encoding chemotaxis protein CheW, protein MSEAQRKQDDELLQLVTFSIGDEEFGVDILKVQEIIRTMEITKVPRAPEFVEGVINLRGKVIPIIDLRRRFGLTSKTHDKHTRIIVIEINNMIVGFVVDSVSEVLRIPASTVEPPPPVVAGMESEYISGVGKLQDRLLILLDLDRLLSNDDLNVLGQI, encoded by the coding sequence ATGAGTGAAGCGCAGAGAAAGCAGGACGACGAACTTCTGCAGCTCGTGACCTTCAGTATAGGCGACGAAGAATTCGGGGTTGATATTCTGAAGGTGCAGGAGATAATCCGCACCATGGAAATCACCAAGGTTCCCCGTGCGCCTGAATTTGTTGAAGGGGTAATCAACCTTCGCGGCAAGGTTATTCCCATTATTGACCTTCGTCGTCGTTTTGGTCTGACTTCCAAGACCCATGACAAGCATACGAGAATCATTGTTATTGAAATCAATAACATGATTGTCGGTTTTGTTGTGGACTCGGTTTCGGAAGTGCTGCGTATTCCCGCCAGCACGGTCGAGCCGCCGCCGCCCGTTGTGGCAGGGATGGAGTCGGAATATATCAGCGGTGTCGGAAAGCTTCAGGATCGTCTGCTCATCCTGCTCGATCTCGACCGTCTGCTTTCCAACGACGACCTCAACGTGCTTGGTCAGATCTAA